A genomic stretch from Calidithermus timidus DSM 17022 includes:
- a CDS encoding cation-translocating P-type ATPase codes for MSQRGLSHREAQARLSRYGPNILPEKPLEPIWARFFRQFQSPLIYILLFALLFDLGLWFYEGMHGLPIEALSIGLILLFNAGLGVYQESRSERALARLKELAAPKSWVLREGEWLHLPSREIVPGDWVRLEAGDRVPADGVLREAQGVLLDESVLTGESLLQEKESAQEAFSGTLLVRGRAFLEVSRTGAHSSMGKLALMLGEIEASKTPLEQRLERFGQQVARWVLALAALIAVAGVLAEGLERLDEVMVFAVALAVAAVPEGLPAVLTLTLALGVERMAKRKAVVRRLAAVEALGSVTVIATDKTGTLTENQMEVHHLDSPDPARALKALAIANDADEATGAGDPLELGLMRFVRAQGVDAAALRGLPRRSSRSFDSAWRYMRVTVEEGEKPVSYLKGAPEVLLSRSRLSPEEQRLWSEKAIAYAGEGYRVLGIAAGSGEVEEGLEFLGVVLFWDPPRPEVSKAIARAQQAGIRVLMVTGDHPATALAIARQVGIHSEGVLSGEDLEDYTAEALQQALRQVSVFARVRPEHKLRLVQALQAQGEIVAMTGDGVNDAPALKRSDVGVAMGQRGSDVSREVADLVLLDDNFATIVAAIEEGRSIYENIQKFLRFLFSTNLSEVLLVALGAFIAFFLKLREVDGSLLLPLTAVQILWINLMTDGLPALALALDKNPAVMQRPPKPPNAPLLDLASLRFVLISGLVKALLGLGLLGLVPRIGNSLEAARSVAFNFMAIGQLFFTYPSRRTEVSPPPNPALHLVVLLGIGVQVLVGAWPTAIRAFGSVMLPLPLWGLVLAAALLAWALAELIGRWFWQARRNGCESQRSLG; via the coding sequence ATGAGCCAGCGTGGGCTGTCCCACCGGGAAGCCCAGGCGCGACTGAGCAGGTATGGCCCCAACATACTCCCGGAAAAGCCCCTCGAGCCCATCTGGGCCCGGTTTTTCCGCCAGTTTCAAAGCCCTTTGATCTACATCCTGCTCTTCGCGCTGCTCTTCGATTTGGGGTTGTGGTTCTACGAGGGCATGCACGGCCTGCCCATTGAAGCATTGAGCATCGGCCTGATCCTCCTGTTCAACGCGGGGCTAGGGGTCTATCAGGAGTCCCGTTCAGAGAGAGCGCTGGCCCGTTTGAAAGAGCTGGCTGCCCCCAAAAGCTGGGTGCTGCGCGAGGGGGAGTGGCTGCACTTACCCAGCCGGGAGATCGTGCCGGGGGACTGGGTGCGCCTGGAGGCCGGGGACCGAGTTCCCGCTGACGGGGTGCTGCGCGAAGCCCAGGGGGTGCTGCTGGACGAGTCGGTACTCACCGGCGAGTCGCTGCTGCAAGAGAAAGAATCGGCTCAGGAAGCCTTTAGTGGCACCCTGCTGGTGCGGGGAAGGGCCTTTCTGGAGGTCAGCCGTACGGGCGCGCACAGCAGCATGGGCAAACTGGCCCTGATGCTGGGTGAGATCGAGGCCAGCAAGACCCCCCTCGAGCAGCGGCTCGAGCGCTTCGGCCAACAGGTCGCCCGCTGGGTGCTGGCCCTGGCTGCCCTCATCGCGGTGGCCGGCGTGCTGGCGGAAGGCCTGGAACGACTCGATGAGGTGATGGTGTTCGCCGTAGCGCTGGCGGTGGCTGCGGTTCCGGAGGGGCTCCCGGCGGTGCTCACCCTTACCCTGGCCCTCGGCGTCGAGCGCATGGCCAAGCGCAAGGCCGTGGTGCGGCGTCTGGCCGCCGTCGAGGCGCTGGGCTCGGTCACGGTGATCGCCACCGACAAGACCGGGACCCTGACCGAGAACCAAATGGAGGTGCATCACCTCGACTCGCCCGACCCCGCCCGGGCCCTCAAGGCCCTGGCCATCGCCAACGACGCCGACGAGGCCACGGGGGCGGGAGACCCGCTGGAACTGGGGCTCATGCGCTTCGTCCGGGCCCAGGGAGTGGACGCAGCGGCCCTCCGGGGGCTCCCACGCCGCTCGAGCCGCTCCTTCGACAGCGCCTGGAGGTACATGCGGGTCACGGTGGAGGAAGGGGAGAAGCCCGTGAGCTACCTTAAGGGGGCCCCCGAGGTCTTGCTCAGCCGAAGCCGGCTGAGCCCCGAAGAACAGCGCTTGTGGAGCGAGAAAGCCATTGCCTATGCAGGCGAGGGATACCGGGTATTGGGCATAGCCGCTGGATCGGGGGAAGTCGAGGAAGGCCTGGAATTTCTGGGTGTGGTGCTGTTTTGGGACCCCCCTCGGCCCGAAGTCTCCAAAGCAATCGCCAGGGCCCAACAGGCCGGGATCCGGGTGCTGATGGTTACGGGAGATCACCCCGCTACCGCACTTGCCATCGCCCGGCAGGTTGGTATTCACAGCGAGGGCGTGCTGAGCGGGGAGGACCTGGAGGACTACACTGCCGAAGCCCTGCAGCAAGCCCTGCGACAGGTTAGCGTGTTCGCTCGCGTGCGCCCCGAACACAAGCTGCGCCTGGTGCAAGCCCTACAAGCCCAGGGGGAGATCGTGGCCATGACCGGCGACGGGGTCAACGACGCCCCGGCCCTCAAGCGCTCGGACGTGGGAGTAGCGATGGGCCAGCGCGGCTCGGACGTGAGCCGCGAGGTGGCCGACCTGGTCCTCTTAGACGACAACTTCGCCACCATCGTGGCGGCCATCGAGGAAGGGCGCAGCATCTACGAGAACATCCAGAAGTTTTTGCGCTTCTTGTTCTCCACCAACCTCTCGGAGGTGCTGCTGGTCGCGCTGGGTGCCTTCATCGCCTTCTTCCTAAAGCTGCGCGAGGTCGATGGCTCACTTTTGCTTCCGCTTACGGCGGTGCAAATCCTATGGATCAACCTCATGACCGACGGTCTGCCCGCACTCGCGCTGGCGCTGGACAAAAACCCCGCGGTGATGCAGCGCCCTCCCAAACCACCCAACGCTCCCCTGCTGGACCTGGCCTCACTGCGCTTCGTGCTGATCTCGGGCCTGGTCAAAGCGCTGCTGGGCCTAGGCTTGCTGGGACTGGTACCGCGGATAGGGAACTCGCTCGAGGCCGCCCGCAGTGTGGCGTTCAACTTCATGGCGATCGGGCAGCTCTTCTTCACCTATCCCTCGAGGCGCACTGAGGTCTCCCCGCCCCCAAACCCAGCGCTGCACTTGGTGGTATTGCTGGGGATCGGGGTTCAGGTGCTGGTGGGAGCCTGGCCCACAGCCATCCGGGCTTTCGGGAGCGTTATGCTTCCGCTGCCCTTGTGGGGACTGGTCCTGGCCGCCGCGCTTTTGGCCTGGGCCTTGGCTGAACTCATTGGCCGGTGGTTCTGGCAGGCTAGGCGAAACGGTTGTGAAAGCCAAAGAAGCCTTGGTTAG
- a CDS encoding universal stress protein gives MYSRILIPTDGSGCSEAAARVGLELAKALAAEVTALHVLEPLTNLVVTPASIPYYSDLERDLQVAGQTALSKVEELARSAGVVCHAQQETGRAAEVIVKRAQEHDLIVMGTHGYGGLDRFLLGSVAISVLHRSTKPVLVVREGAKADAIRQILLPTDGSQASQKALGQGLELAKALGASVGLLYVVEGVYHYLGPEAAMYAVAEDLEASFKEIGQEALDKALEAAAGAGVQVQSKLALGKAVDQIAEEAKAYDLVVMGTHGRSGLNRLLLGSVTEGVIRRSEKPVLVIPVRE, from the coding sequence ATGTACAGTAGGATCCTGATTCCCACCGACGGCAGCGGCTGCAGCGAGGCCGCCGCTCGGGTAGGCCTCGAGCTAGCCAAAGCCCTGGCCGCCGAGGTCACCGCCCTCCACGTGCTCGAGCCGCTCACGAACCTGGTGGTGACGCCCGCCAGCATCCCCTATTACTCCGACCTGGAGCGCGATCTGCAGGTAGCCGGACAAACGGCACTGTCCAAGGTGGAAGAGCTGGCGCGCTCTGCCGGGGTGGTCTGCCATGCCCAGCAGGAGACGGGCCGTGCAGCCGAGGTCATCGTCAAGCGAGCACAGGAACACGACCTGATCGTGATGGGAACCCATGGCTACGGCGGGTTGGATCGCTTTCTGCTGGGTAGCGTCGCCATCAGCGTGCTGCACAGGAGCACCAAGCCGGTGCTGGTGGTGCGGGAGGGAGCCAAAGCCGACGCAATCCGGCAAATCCTGCTGCCCACCGACGGCAGCCAGGCCAGCCAGAAGGCGCTGGGTCAGGGCCTCGAGCTGGCCAAGGCCCTAGGGGCCAGCGTGGGCTTGCTGTATGTGGTGGAAGGTGTGTATCACTACCTCGGGCCCGAAGCGGCCATGTACGCCGTAGCCGAGGACTTGGAGGCCAGTTTCAAAGAGATCGGCCAGGAAGCCCTTGATAAAGCCCTGGAGGCGGCAGCCGGAGCAGGGGTGCAGGTGCAGAGCAAACTGGCCCTGGGCAAAGCGGTCGATCAAATCGCAGAAGAGGCCAAGGCCTACGATTTGGTGGTCATGGGCACGCATGGACGCAGCGGCCTGAACCGCTTGTTGTTGGGGTCGGTGACCGAGGGGGTCATCCGCAGGAGCGAAAAACCCGTGCTGGTGATCCCCGTCCGTGAGTGA